cttgtgctcaacttcaaagcagtattcctgcaggtgtagattccatctagcgagtcgcgagctagggtccctgacactcatcacccatttcagaggatggcagtctgtgactagcttgaatttgcggctgtaaaggtagcatctgaagtgctttactgcccagacaacggcgaggcactctctttccgtagctccgtacttttgctctgtggggctcagctgtcggctagcaaaagcaatgggatgttctttgccctcgataacctgagatagcacggcaccaactgcgaactttgacgcatctgtggccataacgaagggcaaattaaaatccgggtggcgcaacagcggtgcactcattagcttccttttcagggccccaaaagcatcctccgcgttttcgtcccagcgaaaggcgacatttttggctgttaaggcggtgagcggcttagcgagcttggcgaactcctctatgtgccttcggtagtaaccgatcaggccgagaaactgccggacctggcggacgctagtcggggatggaaaatccgagacacaccttagtttctcagggtccggtcgcacgccgtcagctgaaacaacgtgcccgaggtatttcacctcgtttttgaggaattggcacttagagggcttcagcttgagacccgctcctcttagtcgcaccaaaacctgctcaatatcgcgcaaatggttctcaaaactgtcactgtatatggtaatgtcatccatatacacgaagcacagcctccccagaagacctgccaggataacatcagcggttctctgccagacagcagggctgttggccagacccattggcattcttttccattcatagtgccctgagggcgtgttgaatgccgttttctcggcatctgccggatccattgctatctgccagaatcccgccgccatgtccactaccgtgaagtacctggcagagcccagctgagaaagcgtctcctgtatattggggatggggtatggatctatgcgagttacggcatttagtttgcggtagtccactaccaatcgatacgagccatctggcttttccaccaatagtgctggtgctccccagggtgactttgagtgttcgacaatgccgcgatcaatcgggtcctgcacctgccactccatctcctcacgttgggagtaaggaatcctgtacgcacgctggtaaacgggcgatgaagtgccggtttctatcctgtgctttataacgccacagcagcccaaatccaggttggacgcggcgaatacctccgagtagtcgttcagcaaaccagccagagcctccctctccctggattttacgtgagaaagatcgaacgacacctttggagcagccgaaggactagcatgctctacagttgcgagtaccgtgtcggtgggctcacgttgctctatcgcagaggtgaagaaagccaatgttttgttcttgggaaggctcagtggctgctggctacagttaaccacccgtaggggcactctgtgggcgtcattaactgtcacgaggcacgcggctgccttcaggccattgctgagagagtcgaccggctcaagcactcccacggcgccgctctctacatctgaaggcacaaacgcgtacaaaatgtgctccgaccaaggaaggacgaccgcctcctcgaccagccggacggcaacccgcgaatataccttctccaatgatcccactgtttgacgggtgtcaatatcggtaatgcgaatctcagcccctctcctgttcaaaaacggaacttttgagccgcccgcattaacctcttcctcagagaatgagactactaccttcccttttctcaaaaaatcctgccctaatatacctgacactccgtttggcagagacaccgtgtccgggcatacgtagcaggggtgctccaatgcaattccgccgagagagaagtgtaaccggtagagtccacttatgccaagaggatcccccgttatgcctacaaatttggttgccataccaccagacgcttccaacacctcgcggtcccccttccttcgaagcgtgttaaaactgctctccttaagcaatgtcacctttgaccccgtatctatcaacaattccatacaacaaccatttaacttgcaacgcacaacagggcatgcctcgtcggccacacaaactaccaccacctcatcatctactgctccctccccacgctcctcaggctggggaggactaactagttttttgtctcggtatctggagccccgctgtaggcttgcttagggcgtgtctcgcctgcttctctttgtggctccccacggcgcacgttttggcagaacctggcgatgtgtccgcgaccctggcaagcgaagcatacgatttcttcaaaatctcgcataccgcgcctgtagctttgtggcggtctccggtttccaccgaatgggcgctgttgagcgcgcgcttcaacctggcattctacctgctgagatagcagctgttctaagcgatctaaccgctctgtcaagagagcaacctcagggttgagcaccgctctctctatgacgcgtactctcgctgcggctgtcgttaacgcctcattttgttcctcatccaatgcggcctccacggcttggtcgaaattgctcggcttgcgcgagagcacgaaccggcgcacggggtcttgcagaccagccacgaacaaagcggtcatttcctctttaagtatatcctccgcgtatttcttcttaagctggtctccttcctcttccctgcttaacgtatcgcgcgctaagcgctgaagccgcgacgcaaacgttcgcacgtcctcccctaccatctgtccggcgtcacggaacctctgtactcgcacgtgacgtggttcagtgtcaaaatgctcaaacgcgagcttcttaaattccgcaaatgattttgtggattttactttttcgtctcgccatgcaaaatcatgagcagctcctgccatcttacacctcgccattcccagcatttgagcatcggaccatccccccattttcccaatctcttctagcatggaaaagaaatcgcagattggaaacCCTGTCtgatctcccgtaaacgtcggaatgacgcttcctaatgccagcatgcttgctccgagcgacggctgtggagtgggagctccctcagataaagacattttttttttcaagccctccggtgcctcaagcctctcaaatgggggtaaaagtcccacaatcagtcccgtgattaccttttgattacaattttgaagtcatgaatgtcgcagcattcagaggacatttgcttttgagaccccacttctgacaccagtgtgatgacccccataatgcgcaggtccacacgggacggagaggcaaagagacaccgtatggctcagtttaaacaaacaggtatattcaataattacacatgattaagattatacatcagaggctggggcgtccgagcttacgtgccgacgacttcatgggggcgatggagtggctccggagttgggctcgagcggttgctggcagaagctgcacgccgtcgggcttcggcgctgaaggccctcttggcgaacgatgtcgtcctgagcgtgcttcttccgtactgcttctcgatttttataccctcttctccacactccctagggtgaggacgcccacgccggaggggaaggaggggggggggggctagggctttcacttgggcgcacaaacataccaccgcacttattgtctcgcccccctcacgtgttgagtccgagggaaagaatgttgtcttcgcggtagcgcatagcgtcggctgtggtacggcgcgctctggcccgctgacagttcccttgtcctggaatgtgcccgggagggccgcccctgaaaccgccacgccaattggggaggataaagcctgtttccccgcggcggcggcggcgggtccggtttggtccggttgggcttaaaccccttcgttctggttgtcactctcaacgagcatggctgggtaattgatgatgcctgtcatctgggtctccgtctacgccgcgccgtcgaacgtggaacctcgtagcccacacaaggaatgtacctcgtagcacacacaaggaaagtacctcgtagcacacaaggaatgtcacacatcATTTGTGCTATCTCTGCAGTCgaaaataaaatatgcttaaCTGGTAAGCGCGACTAGCCCCATTATGGGAGTCCTACATACGGGATATATAAGCGGAAGCAAAAGTGTATTGTGCACGTGGATATGTGTTGGGCTAATGTTAGGTGTGTGACTGCCCTATAGCCGTTTTTTGAGTGTAATGTATGATTCGTTTGAGCtccgaaaaaaaattaacttcCTTTAGAAACTTGTTATGAGCATGCAGTCCTCACAGAtcagtttttcttttgcagcttaATATCTCTCACATTGTGTACATTGCGAAGCTTAATTAATTGGGTGGTAGATTTTGTGAAAGTTTTCTGGGTGCAATAATTGCCTGCGTTATACCTAGGTGGGGCTATTATTCGAGTTGGCACAATTGGTCGAACTGGTCCAATTGTGTACTAATTTACGATTGGAAATTGCAATTGGTACCAATTGAAAGTTTCCCAATTggagtacaattttttttttgacggggACTCAAGAAATGTACGCTTGTCGGATCCTATTGCGTTGAATGTTGCAGTACTGTCTCCATTTAGCTTAAAAGTATCCGACGCTAGTTAACGTGAAACAAACATTTGTTGAAGAATCTTATACAACAAAAGGCCCAGCGGCCACTTTAAAGACATAAAAACAACAATGCTAGCCCACACTAGTATACAACAGGCGCCACGCAAAGGGAAAGAAAGACGAAATGTTTATTCAGAACATAACGCTTCAGAAAAGCTTGAACGTCACAAATAAAGGCAAAGGTTCAACACGCTCTGTACACTGCCTCCAGAAGTATATCCCAGACTGGAATATGCGCAAAGTTTCATGACGTGGAGTAATCTTTGAGGAACCCACTGGAATAATTCAACATTACAGTTCGTACGCAGGTATATCCAATATCATCACTTCGAGGTGCAGTGACTTGCTATAGGTTGAGGTCAATAGAAGAAGACCTCGCCCGCACCACTCATGTATCGCGGGTACAAAAATAGCGTCAAAGTTAAAGGCCTAGAGGCAGTCCATGGACCCCACCGCACACGAAACTACCAATAAGGCGGCGGGAATTCTGGACGCTCCAAGATTTCCCCAGAGCCGACAAGCGTAGGTACGTTGCTGTCCGGGACGTTGACTTCCGCCCCAGCGAGCCTAGCATGATCGAAGAGTGGTACGGCGCGGCTGCGTTGCCCGTACCGGCGTCGTGAGCTATGCACCAGGCTCATGTTCCAACGAACCACGTCGCAACGCGACTTCTCGGGCGCCGCCATAGGTTGGTCGTCCACATCCGCCGACGATGAGCCGTCGGAGACGCCGCATCGGAAAGCGCGCGCGAACTGAGGTAGGTGGCGCAGCGGTAAGTTGACGCGGTGCTCAGGGGCCAGGCGACGCCAGGCCCGGAACTGGCGCGCCTGGTATTGCCCGTCGCTGCGCTCGCAATTGTCCAGCGCGTAGTAAAGAAAAAAGAGCTGCTCGGAAGAAACGGCGCTGAGAGACTGCAGCCTGAAGTCCGACTGCCGGTTATGGTCAGCATTCAGCAGCTCCTGCGCGCAGAGGGCAATCATGGCGGAACAGTAAACTCCAGGCATAATGAGCATGTGCTCAAATTCTACGTATTTCCCACGCATAGAGAAATCGAAGCGGGATTTTGATGACGAGTTAAAAGAGACACTAGCCGAATTAACTACAAGTTCTATAAAACTGATTTTCTATCTAACTACGCGGTTCGTACGACCAGCAAGTCTTCTCACAATTCCAAGGAATTTTTGTCCAGAGTTGTTTTCAACTTAAATCGACTAGTGAAGTACCTCAAAATCTGGCCATCAAATTTCTGGACCTGAAACTCACTTTTAAGCAGAACCACACTTGCTGGTCGTACGTACCGCGTAGCAATAAGCCATTGCTTCCTTACACTTCGTGTCACGCAAAACTGGTAAAACGTGCCGTAGCTAAGTCGTGCTTCACCAGTGCTCTATATTAAGTCTTGCTTTCATTCATTACAATACAGTTTCAACTACCAAACTCAACGTCTATTGAGGGCTGGTTATCCCAAGCAACTGCTTGTCTCTATATCAGAATCCATCCTTCGAAGTTGATTGAAAAAGAAAAGCCGCCGGCTAATCCCgttaacaaggaaaaagaaaagaccaccgtgccccccccccccccccccccccattcaccATTTTGCACACAGGCTGAAAAAGATTGGCAAGCGTGCCGAAGTTagagttgtcttctcggctcccggAAAGCTAGGTAAGATTTGTAAAAAAATTAACTAACCATAAGTCGCGCAAGAATGTACCACTAATCACGAGAACCGTTTCGTAGCTTGCCAAGAAGGTGTTGTCGATGTCATCCCACTATCATGCGGGAAACAATATATTGGTCAGACGGGCGGATGCCTTAACGAACGCCTTAAAGAACATAATAACAACGTGTATAACACCGTGAAAGGGCATCTAGGCACTCATTGCAGAGATTGTGACAGGAAAGATTGCCAGACGGACTTCAACAAGACCAAGGTGATAAACAAGCACAAGAATCAGCTAACGCGTGAAATCATCGAAGGCGAAAAAATCGCCAGGTCAGCAGACACATGCGTTAGCACCAACTTTGGCAATTTCATCTAAGGAATTGGACTTTTTAGCCGCACGCAAGTGACATAGCGATGGCTCCTTCTGTGTCATGAATGAATGCGtgtgttatttttctttttgttgtttaggGCACCTATTTACTTCCACGCTCCAAGCAATAAAATTTCTGTTGCAAGTCAATGCCCGTCTGTGTGTTTTCCTTCTGTCCGTGTCCAAGTTCGTGCTATTCTTCAGGAATATGCTACatcgccattcacttccaaacggcTGCAACCAGCCTTTCTCAGTGTGGACTTCACGAATGTAAAAAGAGGGGAGGGAAAATTTTTAATTTGTCTTTCTCAGCCGTGAATTTGTTTTCCACTGCCGGATGAACGTTAACATAGCAAGAAATAGCAGATAATCACTTTTCACTGAGAACAGTAATTGGATGGGTCTTCCTAAGCGTACCTTAAAGTTGAAGTGGGGAAAGTCACAAACTGGGTGGTTCCGCCGTTTCTTCGCAACTGCGGCCGTCGGGTGCTGCAGGTCGCCCATTCTCTTGccctttctttcattccctccctccTTCTTTCGTTCATATTGTTCTCCTTTTGAGAGGAGTACTTACAGGGTTCAGGGGTCAACCATTATCGTAAGAGAAGAGCACAAACAAACCACCCGTAAGGCGTATTAAGCTGAAATGAAAGGGCGTACTGTATCCTATTCCTTCTAATCATTCTGTGAAAATAGAGCAAAAAGGAAGAGTTAATTTGGGCTGATAAGAACATTTTTTTGGAGAGGGGGGTGCAAGAAGGTGCTATAAAGAAAGAGAACCAACTCTCATCACAATTTACGCATCGAATGCATTCGCAAAATTTCTTAAATGCGCGCTACGTGATTGGCAGTTATGCGGGTGCTGGCCAGTCATGAGTGCATTTGACAGGGCAGTCAAGTGGCTCAAAATCACAAGAATGGTGTTGGCTATCACGATCCACTCTTGGGTGAAACAGGTATTATGAAAACGATCCTTGAAttctgaaaaataaaacaaagaaagccCACACTTTTATGGTCGCTCGCTTCAGTAAAAGCCAAATTTTGACATCACTTTCTTCCCAAGCGCCTCATGTCAATGGCACGCGGTCAGCACACATTCCCACCTTGAAAGCGGCGAAGGCGAGTGCCAGGGCAGCAGTCTGTGCCAGCATAGGATAGCGGACCTCAGAAGCGTCTCGTACCAGTCCGGGGAAAGTAGGCTGCAGTGAGCGCGGAAGGGCAGCGAAGTCTCTCTCCAGGCAGTCAAGCAGGCTGTCCAGGCGGCGACGCGAGACAGCGTCCAACAGCCACTGCGATTCCGCATCCTCGTTGCTGTCCCACTGCTCGTACGCTACGGGAAGAAGCCCTTTGTAGAGCCTCACCGCCGTGCGAGAAGCGTGGAAGGCGAGCAGAGAGCTGTCGGCTATCCACGAACTGTTCACTAGGCCTACCGGAACGTACACAGCCTGTTCTGCCTCGCTGTACCTGCGCAGAATACGTGGATGGCACTGGCAAGCATATAAGGAGTTGGCGCACAGCGTAGTACAGCCACTGGTATACAGCCCGACCGAATCCAACAGAGATGGGGAGTCGTTTCAAAGTGGCAGAAGTTCGCGCCACTTATTGGAGTTCTCTTCAATCCACCTAGTGctacagggcagaaagttgagctagttggtacacgttcattatgaaaaaacctggcgctatcaaacgacgacacagaggggacacagcgctgtgtcccctctgtgtcgtcgtttgatagcgccaggttttttcaccTAGTGCTGTTTAGTTTATAATATGTGTAATGTGAATCTGTATGATAATGTATGCTATGATTGTGTGTGCTTGCTGCATACTTCCATGTACACAGGGGCCGCGGACTTTCTCAAGCCCATCTTGAGGCTTTTTTTCGGCGATCCACAACACCACTGATGTTGAAACAAGCTGGTTTGAGGTTGCAGTTCGAAATTTCTTAGCTGCTTTTTATTAATGTTTTGACATGATTAACATGGAGATATTTTATGCTTGACGTTAACTGCGCAAACACCTGCCTTCTACCTGTACATGGCAGACAAGCGCCGTTTTGGACGCACAGGTGTGGACGCAAGTAAACGGAGCTCGCTATTCTGCCCTAAATGCAATCGCGTCTGATCTGGCAGAAATGAGAAGATGCTGTGTGGCCATGAAAAATCGTAGCAGTGAGCGCTACCAGCATTCACACGCTATGCCTCCTAATAATAAATAGGTAACTGGTAAATTGGGTTAGAAGGCTACAAcatgctccgtttacttctgtcttCACACGTACAGTTCCAATGGCAAATTAGAAGTGGGCCGCTCACCTGCTATCCGTATTGAAGGCAAAACCTGGACTGAGAGGCCTTGTCTTTTTGCTAATTTGGCGCAGCCGTTCTCGGTGATACCTTCCTAGGGTACGAGCAAACATTTGCAACGAACCACCCTCGTTCATTTTGTCGGAAGGATTGAGAGCGCAGAAGTCTGCCCCCAATGACGACGACGGCTCATAGAAGCGCACTATATGTAATCTTGGCAGTCTGTGACTGAGCATCTTGAGACTCTTGTCAGTCAACCAGGAGATAAAAGGAAGGTTGCGGTACAACTGGCCCTCCAGACGAGCCAGCC
The Amblyomma americanum isolate KBUSLIRL-KWMA chromosome 3, ASM5285725v1, whole genome shotgun sequence genome window above contains:
- the LOC144123296 gene encoding uncharacterized protein LOC144123296 is translated as MNEGGSLQMFARTLGRYHRERLRQISKKTRPLSPGFAFNTDSRYSEAEQAVYVPVGLVNSSWIADSSLLAFHASRTAVRLYKGLLPVAYEQWDSNEDAESQWLLDAVSRRRLDSLLDCLERDFAALPRSLQPTFPGLVRDASEVRYPMLAQTAALALAFAAFKELLNADHNRQSDFRLQSLSAVSSEQLFFLYYALDNCERSDGQYQARQFRAWRRLAPEHRVNLPLRHLPQFARAFRCGVSDGSSSADVDDQPMAAPEKSRCDVVRWNMSLVHSSRRRYGQRSRAVPLFDHARLAGAEVNVPDSNVPTLVGSGEILERPEFPPPYW